The following proteins are encoded in a genomic region of Triticum dicoccoides isolate Atlit2015 ecotype Zavitan chromosome 1B, WEW_v2.0, whole genome shotgun sequence:
- the LOC119350856 gene encoding LOW QUALITY PROTEIN: uncharacterized protein LOC119350856 (The sequence of the model RefSeq protein was modified relative to this genomic sequence to represent the inferred CDS: substituted 2 bases at 2 genomic stop codons) produces the protein MPVRHMLLQARQQWWKRIVPPSTSQLLVLLHIFRSLSILPYIASVMPSYHSSTQIHLPQTLHCSDSIPLGVGFQIDIVDSNLWPASIGFSLDPTPGVECLDFQEHGXEXVHGLDDETDDTRNRKKLFYKLDRGSKEFEEYNLPLHRRWKRDKPNAKNPSDCKVKPDNAAHLKVPKLKAKPAVHKDDIVELKRDRVPTFNQMVDPYHHPFCLDIHVPKGWVRACFVHRMTSRVVSVAHSISKDMKFDLGSRKGIKACVAVGTLLARRAIEDDIHYAIYTPRKGDKTEGKIEVVLHGIIDNGVDVKVKLKQRKLTTHITCGTN, from the exons ATGCCAGTACGACACATGCTTCTCCAAGCGCGACAACAGTGGTGGAAGAGAattgtgcccccat CCACCTCGCAGCTGTTAGTGCTCCTTCATATCTTCCGCTCGCTCTCTATTCTACCATACATAGCCTCGGTCATGCCGTCCTACCACTCTTCTACACAAATTCATCTGCCCCAAACCTTGCATTGCTCAGATTCCATCCCACTTGGCGTCGGCTTCCAAATTGATATTGTTGACTCCAACCTCTGGCCCGCATCCATTGGCTTCTCCTTAGACCCCACGCCGGGTGTTGAGTGTCTTGACTTCCAAGAACATGGATAAGAATAAGTGCACGGCTTGGATGATGAGACAGATGACACGAGGAACCGCAAGAAGCTGTTCTACAAGCTGGACAGAGGGTCCAAGGAGTTTGAGGAATATAACTTGCCCTTGCACCGCAGATGGAAGAGAGATAAACCCAATGCCAAGAATCCATCTGATTGCAAGGTGAAACCTGACAATGCAGCCCATTTGAAGGTTCCAAAGCTGAAAGCAAAGCCTGCAGTTCATAAGGATGACATTGTTGAGTTGAAGAGGGACCGAGTGCCAACCTTCAACCAGATGGTTGATCCTTACCACCACCCTTTCTGCCTAGACATACATGTCCCGAAGGGGTGGGTGCGTGCTTGCTTCGTTCACCGAATGACCAGCAGGGTTGTGTCCGTGGCTCACTCCATATCAAAGGACATGAAGTTTGATCTGGGTTCAAGGAAGGGTATTAAGGCATGTGTGGCGGTTGGGACGTTACTTGCGAGGCGTGCGATAGAGGATGATATTCACTATGCAATTTATACACCTAGAAAAGGCGACAAAACTGAAGGAAAGATTGAGGTTGTGTTGCATGGAATAATTGATAATGGAGTTGATGTGAAGGTGAAACTCAAACAAAGGAAGCTAACAACG CACATAACATGTGGAACTAATTGA
- the LOC119311764 gene encoding transcription factor TGA9-like translates to MELEAATRRFQLWLRGLRSLRRDLRTARWADDPAQLAKLVAGYVSHFADYCAARAELDPVWTLAAPWASPVERGAAHWLAGWRPTTLVHLLYTESGRRFEAQLPDLLLGVRSGNLGDLSPAQLAQIDELQRRTVAQEDELSREMARVQEGHGAVGAGGELVDVGGLVGRVGAVLAGADALRLRTMKRAVEILEPAQAAELLVAAADMEIGFREFGLKYDGVGAGGS, encoded by the coding sequence ATGGAGCTGGAGGCGGCGACGCGGCGCTTCCAGCTCTGGCTCCGCGGGCTGCGGTCGCTGCGCCGGGACCTCCGGACGGCGCGCTGGGCCGACGACCCGGCGCAGCTCGCCAAGCTGGTGGCCGGCTACGTGTCCCACTTCGCGGACTACTGCGCGGCGCGGGCGGAGCTGGACCCGGTGTGGACGCTGGCGGCGCCGTGGGCGAGCCCCGTGGAGCGCGGCGCGGCGCACTGGCTGGCCGGGTGGCGGCCGACCACGCTGGTCCACCTGCTCTACACCGAGTCCGGCCGCCGCTTCGAGGCGCAGCTCCCGGACCTCCTGCTCGGCGTGCGGTCGGGCAACCTCGGCGACCTCAGCCCGGCCCAGCTGGCGCAGATCGACGAGCTGCAGCGCCGCACCGTGGCGCAGGAGGACGAGCTGTCGCGGGAGATGGCGCGGGTGCAGGAGGGCCACGGCGCGGTGGGCGCCGGCGGGGAGTTGGTGGACGTGGGCGGGCTCGTCGGCCGCGTCGGCGCCGTGCTCGCCGGGGCGGACGCGCTGCGGCTGCGCACCATGAAGCGCGCCGTGGAGATCCTCGAGCCGGCGCAGGCGGCCGAGCTGCTCGTCGCCGCGGCGGACATGGAGATCGGGTTCCGTGAGTTCGGGCTCAAGTACGACGGCGTCGGCGCCGGCGGCTCGTAA